A DNA window from Kitasatospora viridis contains the following coding sequences:
- a CDS encoding aquaporin: MAEAGPDLDGAVTPRASEPNAIPLLNRAAAELVGTAALVAIVVGSGIQATELSHDVGVQLLANSLATVFGLGVLILLLGPVSGAHFNPVVTLAQWWTGRKDPAGLGAREVAAYLPAQIAGAIGGAVLADAMFGQALVKWSTHDRSAGHLLLGEVVATAGLVLLIFGLARTDQLRLAPAAVASYIGAAYWFTSSTSFANPAVTIGRAFTDTFAGIAPGSLAGFIGMQLLGGALGLALVALIFDGRRRAVAK, from the coding sequence ATGGCCGAGGCCGGCCCCGACCTCGACGGCGCCGTCACACCCCGGGCGAGCGAGCCGAACGCGATACCGCTGCTGAACCGGGCCGCCGCCGAACTGGTCGGCACGGCCGCACTGGTGGCCATCGTGGTCGGCTCCGGCATCCAGGCCACCGAGCTCTCGCACGACGTGGGCGTGCAACTGCTCGCGAACTCCCTCGCGACCGTCTTCGGCCTGGGCGTGCTGATCCTGCTGCTCGGCCCGGTCTCCGGCGCGCACTTCAACCCGGTCGTCACGCTCGCCCAGTGGTGGACCGGCCGTAAGGACCCGGCGGGGCTCGGCGCGCGCGAGGTCGCCGCCTACCTCCCCGCGCAGATCGCCGGAGCGATCGGCGGCGCGGTGCTGGCCGACGCGATGTTCGGGCAGGCGCTGGTGAAGTGGTCCACCCACGACCGTTCGGCCGGGCACCTGCTGCTCGGCGAGGTCGTCGCCACCGCCGGCCTGGTGCTGCTGATCTTCGGCCTGGCCAGGACCGACCAACTGCGCCTCGCCCCCGCCGCCGTCGCCTCCTACATCGGCGCGGCCTACTGGTTCACCTCCTCCACCTCCTTCGCCAACCCGGCCGTCACCATCGGGCGCGCCTTCACCGACACGTTCGCCGGGATCGCACCCGGCTCGCTGGCCGGGTTCATCGGCATGCAGCTGCTCGGCGGCGCGCTCGGACTGGCCCTGGTGGCGCTGATCTTCGACGGCCGCCGTCGGGCAGTGGCGAAGTGA
- a CDS encoding arsenate reductase ArsC, translating to MTSAPIASVLFVCIHNAGRSQMAAGFLRRLAGDRVEVRSAGSLPGDRVNPAAVEAMAELGIDIKDQTPKVLTTEAVQASDYVITMGCGDACPFFPGKTYLDWQLDDPAGQGVAAVRPIRDEIRTLIEGLIAEIDARQLES from the coding sequence ATGACTAGCGCCCCGATCGCCTCCGTGCTCTTCGTCTGCATCCACAACGCCGGCCGCTCGCAGATGGCCGCCGGCTTCCTGCGCCGACTGGCCGGCGACCGCGTCGAGGTGCGCTCCGCCGGCTCGCTGCCGGGTGACCGGGTCAACCCGGCCGCCGTCGAGGCCATGGCCGAGCTGGGCATCGACATCAAGGACCAGACGCCGAAGGTCCTCACCACCGAGGCCGTCCAGGCCTCCGACTACGTGATCACCATGGGGTGCGGCGACGCCTGCCCGTTCTTCCCCGGCAAGACGTACCTGGATTGGCAGCTCGACGACCCGGCCGGCCAGGGCGTCGCCGCCGTCCGTCCGATCCGCGACGAGATCAGGACGCTGATCGAGGGCCTGATCGCCGAGATCGACGCCAGGCAGCTGGAGAGCTGA
- a CDS encoding ArsR/SmtB family transcription factor: protein MSNSSVVELPVLQEDAPCCPPVTSAALSEADSVRMAAMFKALSDPVRLRLFSRVASHEGGEACVCDIQDVGVSQPTVSHHLKKLREAGLLSSERRGTWVYYRVEPTALAAMAGLLAGGGAV from the coding sequence ATGTCGAATTCGAGCGTGGTGGAGCTGCCCGTCCTGCAGGAGGACGCGCCCTGCTGCCCGCCGGTGACCTCGGCCGCGCTCTCGGAGGCCGACTCGGTGCGGATGGCCGCGATGTTCAAGGCGCTCTCCGACCCGGTCCGGCTGCGCCTGTTCTCGCGGGTCGCCTCGCACGAGGGCGGGGAGGCCTGCGTGTGCGACATCCAGGACGTCGGGGTGTCGCAGCCGACGGTCAGTCACCACCTGAAGAAGCTGCGCGAGGCCGGGCTGCTCTCCTCGGAGCGGCGCGGCACCTGGGTCTACTACCGCGTCGAGCCGACCGCGCTGGCGGCGATGGCGGGCCTGCTCGCGGGCGGCGGCGCGGTGTGA
- a CDS encoding helix-turn-helix domain-containing protein translates to MSEIPYGFDVAKLRAARAACGAPVSWIADRSGLSRRAIGLYLAGRAPRPSALPFLAAALGVAPADLCTVGSVRLVHLRVWSGRNQVAMAQALGLSGETYLRVETTGRLPRSAEARFESEPGGRVPWEAWAAPVYGVTPHRLLAATEATRDHWSMLRTEWWSRVQEREPEWGERLERMFGAPC, encoded by the coding sequence GTGAGCGAGATTCCGTACGGCTTCGACGTCGCCAAGCTCCGTGCGGCGAGGGCCGCTTGTGGTGCTCCGGTGTCCTGGATCGCCGATCGGTCCGGCCTGTCCCGGCGGGCGATCGGCCTCTACCTCGCCGGGCGCGCCCCTCGTCCCAGCGCCCTGCCATTCCTGGCGGCCGCGCTCGGCGTCGCACCGGCGGACCTGTGCACGGTCGGGTCCGTCCGCCTGGTGCACCTGCGGGTGTGGTCCGGGCGGAACCAGGTCGCGATGGCGCAGGCCCTGGGCCTGTCCGGGGAGACGTACCTGCGGGTGGAGACCACCGGACGGCTGCCCCGGTCCGCCGAGGCCCGCTTCGAGTCCGAGCCGGGCGGCCGGGTGCCGTGGGAGGCGTGGGCCGCCCCGGTGTACGGGGTCACGCCGCACCGGCTGCTCGCCGCCACCGAGGCGACCCGGGACCACTGGTCGATGCTGCGCACCGAGTGGTGGTCCCGGGTCCAGGAGCGCGAACCCGAGTGGGGCGAGCGGCTGGAGCGGATGTTCGGCGCCCCGTGCTGA
- a CDS encoding cation transporter yields the protein MTSNDPEQGVSASHRALVRRGFALEYATLGWNVVGIVVLAVAAIAARSVALAGFGLDSLIEIGASTVVIWELSGTGEARQRRALRLIGVGFGLLALYLLAQSAVVLATGFHPHHSPLGIGWTAVTAGVMFALAAGKARTGAALDNPVLRTEGRVTLVDGLLAVAVLIGLVLNSALGWWWADPVASLVLVLYAVREVREIFSGAH from the coding sequence GTGACGAGCAATGATCCCGAGCAGGGCGTGTCGGCCTCCCACCGGGCGCTGGTCCGCCGGGGGTTCGCCCTGGAGTACGCCACGTTGGGCTGGAACGTCGTGGGCATCGTGGTGCTGGCGGTGGCCGCGATCGCGGCCCGGTCGGTGGCGCTGGCCGGGTTCGGGCTGGACTCGCTGATCGAGATCGGTGCGTCGACCGTGGTGATCTGGGAGCTGTCAGGCACCGGCGAGGCCCGCCAGCGGCGGGCGCTGCGGCTGATCGGCGTCGGCTTCGGCCTGCTCGCGCTCTACCTGCTCGCGCAGTCCGCCGTGGTGCTGGCCACCGGGTTTCATCCGCACCACTCCCCGCTGGGCATCGGGTGGACGGCGGTGACCGCGGGGGTGATGTTCGCGCTCGCGGCGGGCAAGGCCAGGACGGGTGCCGCGCTGGACAACCCGGTGCTCAGGACCGAGGGCCGGGTGACGCTCGTCGACGGGCTGCTGGCGGTGGCCGTCCTGATCGGCCTGGTCCTCAACAGCGCGCTCGGCTGGTGGTGGGCGGACCCGGTGGCCTCCCTGGTGCTCGTCCTCTACGCGGTGCGCGAGGTCCGGGAGATCTTCTCCGGGGCGCACTGA
- a CDS encoding ThuA domain-containing protein produces the protein MPPPGRLSDVLLYTRTTAYRHDSIPAGIAAIRELGQAHDFAVEATEDPAVFTDASLAGRSAVVFLSTSGTVLTTNGRSALRSWVAAGGGFVGVHSAACTEYSWPYYGELLGARFAGHPAFQRATVRVADADHPATAHLPPHWDWHDEWYDFRSNPRPRVRVLATVDETGYQGGGMGADHPVAWCREAGAGRSFYTALGHAAEAYQANAFREHLLGGLRWAARA, from the coding sequence GTGCCCCCGCCCGGCCGACTGTCGGACGTCCTCCTCTACACCCGCACCACCGCCTACCGCCACGACTCCATCCCCGCCGGGATCGCCGCGATCCGCGAACTCGGCCAGGCGCACGACTTCGCCGTGGAGGCCACGGAGGATCCCGCGGTCTTCACCGACGCCTCCCTCGCGGGCCGCAGCGCGGTGGTCTTCCTCTCCACCAGCGGGACCGTGCTCACCACGAACGGCCGTTCTGCACTGCGTAGTTGGGTCGCGGCGGGCGGCGGCTTCGTGGGCGTCCACTCCGCCGCGTGCACCGAGTACAGCTGGCCGTACTACGGCGAACTGCTCGGCGCGCGCTTCGCCGGCCACCCCGCCTTCCAGCGGGCCACCGTACGGGTGGCGGACGCCGACCACCCCGCCACCGCCCACCTGCCGCCGCACTGGGACTGGCACGACGAGTGGTACGACTTCCGCAGCAACCCGCGCCCCCGCGTCCGCGTGCTCGCCACCGTCGACGAGACCGGCTACCAGGGCGGTGGCATGGGCGCGGACCACCCCGTGGCCTGGTGCCGGGAAGCCGGCGCCGGCCGCTCCTTCTACACCGCGCTGGGCCACGCCGCCGAGGCGTACCAGGCCAACGCCTTCCGCGAGCACCTGCTGGGCGGCCTGCGCTGGGCAGCCCGCGCGTAG
- a CDS encoding sugar phosphate isomerase/epimerase family protein, protein MNRLSLNQITTKNWTLPQAVQGCVNAGIPAIGLWRDKVAETGLAESARLVRDAGLTVSSLCRGGFLTTPGPEGHRTALAENLRALEEAAELGTDTLVMVVGGLPDGSRDLTAARTRVADLLAELAPHAQDFGVRLAIEPLHPMFCADRAVVSTLAQALDLAEQFPTEQVGVVVDSYHTWWDPQLAQQIARAADRIAAYQVCDWTLPLPADALLGRGHVGDGHIDFRTLTHHLTTAGYTGWIEVEIFNEQIWNTPGEQTLRTMIERHHTHVVGSDR, encoded by the coding sequence ATGAACCGCCTGTCCCTCAACCAGATCACCACCAAGAACTGGACCCTCCCCCAGGCCGTCCAAGGCTGCGTGAACGCCGGGATCCCGGCCATCGGCCTGTGGCGCGACAAGGTCGCCGAAACCGGCCTGGCCGAATCGGCCCGCCTCGTCCGCGACGCCGGACTGACCGTCAGCAGCCTGTGCCGCGGCGGATTCCTCACCACCCCCGGCCCCGAAGGCCACCGCACCGCCCTCGCCGAAAACCTGCGCGCCCTCGAAGAAGCCGCCGAACTCGGCACCGACACCCTCGTCATGGTCGTCGGCGGCCTCCCCGACGGCAGCCGGGACCTCACCGCCGCCCGCACCCGAGTCGCCGACCTACTCGCCGAACTCGCACCCCACGCCCAGGACTTCGGCGTCCGCCTGGCGATCGAGCCGCTCCACCCGATGTTCTGCGCCGACCGGGCGGTGGTCTCCACCCTCGCCCAAGCCCTCGACCTCGCCGAACAGTTCCCCACCGAACAGGTCGGCGTGGTCGTGGACAGCTACCACACCTGGTGGGACCCCCAGTTGGCACAGCAGATCGCCCGCGCCGCCGACCGCATCGCCGCCTACCAGGTCTGCGACTGGACCCTCCCCCTCCCCGCCGACGCCCTCCTCGGCCGCGGCCACGTCGGCGACGGCCACATCGACTTCCGCACCCTCACCCACCACCTCACCACCGCCGGCTACACCGGCTGGATCGAAGTCGAGATCTTCAACGAGCAGATCTGGAACACCCCCGGCGAACAAACCCTCCGCACCATGATCGAACGCCACCACACCCACGTGGTCGGCAGCGACCGGTGA
- a CDS encoding ArsR/SmtB family transcription factor, translated as MVMSVDSDATKALADPLRMRIVRLLAREALCTTHLVEETGAKQTNLSNHMKILRDAGLVDTEPCGRFTYYKLRPEALRALAEEFAALADTAQESAEANRKRAC; from the coding sequence ATGGTGATGTCAGTCGATAGTGATGCGACGAAGGCCCTCGCCGACCCGCTGCGGATGCGGATCGTGCGACTGCTGGCCCGCGAGGCCCTGTGCACGACGCACCTGGTCGAGGAGACCGGCGCCAAGCAGACCAACCTGTCGAACCACATGAAGATCCTGCGGGACGCCGGGCTCGTGGACACCGAGCCCTGCGGACGGTTCACCTACTACAAGCTGCGCCCCGAGGCGCTGCGCGCCCTCGCCGAGGAGTTCGCGGCGCTGGCCGACACCGCCCAGGAGAGCGCCGAGGCGAACCGCAAGCGCGCCTGCTGA
- a CDS encoding FAD-dependent oxidoreductase, whose amino-acid sequence MSEHAAQPPVVVIGAGPIGLAAAAHLLERGLEPLVLEAGPAAGAAVRQWSHVRLFSPWAEVIDPAAERLLARTGWTRPDGATYPSGADWVEQYLQPLADALGARVRYSRQVTGVARAGRDLVVDAGRAEQPFTVHVEHADGSAERILARSVLDASGTWATPNPLGANGLPALGERAAADRISYRVPDLTDPAVRARHAGRRTAVVGSGASAFTALAQLADLAADTPGTHTVWVLRRGITGSTYGGGPADELPARGALGLRAKAAVEDGHATALTGFRTAAVERAGERLVLVSEEGHRSDPVDQVVVLTGLRPDLSFLSEVRLGLDERLQAPAALAPLIDPNQHSCGTVYPHGAAELSQPERDFYLLGAKSYGRAPTFLAMTGYEQVRSVAAALAGDREAAARVELVLPETGVCGGAGLYDQPDAAQGGGGGCCSIPAAPEVLSIGLGAPATTPVTATGSGCC is encoded by the coding sequence ATGAGCGAACACGCCGCCCAGCCGCCCGTCGTCGTGATCGGCGCCGGCCCGATCGGTCTGGCCGCCGCCGCCCACCTGCTGGAGCGCGGCCTCGAACCGCTCGTCCTGGAGGCCGGCCCCGCCGCCGGGGCGGCCGTGCGCCAGTGGAGCCACGTCCGGCTGTTCTCGCCCTGGGCCGAGGTCATCGACCCCGCCGCCGAGCGGCTCCTCGCCCGCACCGGCTGGACCCGACCCGACGGGGCGACCTACCCCTCCGGCGCGGACTGGGTCGAGCAGTACCTCCAGCCGCTCGCCGACGCCCTCGGCGCCCGCGTCCGCTACAGCCGCCAGGTCACCGGCGTCGCGCGCGCCGGGCGCGACCTCGTCGTCGACGCCGGCCGGGCCGAGCAGCCCTTCACCGTCCACGTCGAGCACGCCGACGGCTCCGCGGAGCGCATCCTGGCCCGCTCCGTCCTCGACGCCTCCGGCACCTGGGCCACCCCCAACCCGCTCGGCGCCAACGGCCTGCCCGCCCTCGGCGAGCGCGCCGCCGCAGACCGGATCTCCTACCGCGTCCCCGACCTCACCGACCCGGCCGTGCGCGCCCGCCACGCCGGCCGGCGCACCGCCGTGGTCGGCTCCGGCGCCTCCGCGTTCACCGCGCTCGCCCAGCTCGCCGACCTCGCGGCGGACACCCCCGGCACGCACACCGTGTGGGTGCTGCGCCGCGGCATCACCGGCTCCACCTACGGCGGCGGCCCGGCCGACGAGCTGCCCGCCCGCGGCGCGCTCGGCCTGCGCGCCAAGGCCGCCGTCGAGGACGGCCACGCCACCGCGCTGACCGGCTTCCGCACCGCCGCCGTCGAGCGCGCCGGCGAGCGGCTGGTGCTCGTCTCCGAGGAGGGCCACCGCAGCGACCCCGTCGACCAGGTCGTCGTGCTGACCGGCCTGCGCCCCGACCTGTCCTTCCTCTCCGAGGTCCGCCTCGGCCTCGACGAGCGCCTCCAGGCCCCCGCCGCGCTCGCCCCGCTGATCGACCCCAACCAGCACTCCTGCGGCACCGTCTACCCGCACGGTGCCGCCGAACTCTCCCAGCCCGAGCGGGACTTCTACCTGCTCGGCGCGAAGTCCTACGGCCGCGCGCCGACCTTCCTCGCCATGACCGGCTACGAGCAGGTGCGCTCGGTCGCCGCCGCACTGGCCGGAGACCGCGAGGCGGCCGCCCGGGTCGAGCTCGTCCTCCCGGAAACCGGGGTGTGCGGTGGCGCCGGTCTCTACGACCAGCCCGACGCCGCGCAGGGCGGCGGTGGCGGCTGCTGCTCGATCCCCGCCGCGCCCGAGGTGCTCTCCATCGGCCTCGGCGCACCCGCGACCACGCCCGTCACCGCCACGGGCAGCGGCTGCTGCTGA
- a CDS encoding Gfo/Idh/MocA family protein, which translates to MSRKVIGIVMNGVTGRMGYRQHLVRSILAIREQGGLPLADGRTLWPEPILVGRNAHKLKEIAEQHGLEHWTTSLDEALAHPLAEIYFDAQVTTAREHAIRAAIAAGKHVYTEKPTAETLDSALELARLARDAGVCNGAVQDKLFLPGLLKLKRLVDSGFFGRILSVRGEFGYWVFEGDWQAAQRPSWNYRTQDGGGMILDMFPHWRYVLDNLIAPVQSVYAHTATHIPERVDEQGRTYPATADDAAYGIFELAGGVTAQINSSWAVRVDRDELVEFQIDGTHGSAVAGLRNCRFQHRAATPKPVWNPDLPATESFRSQWQQVPDNGEFDNGFKVQWELFLHHVASGTAYHWDLLEGAKGVQLAELGLRSAAEGRRLDVPELTL; encoded by the coding sequence ATGTCCCGCAAGGTGATCGGCATCGTGATGAACGGTGTCACCGGACGCATGGGCTACCGCCAGCACCTGGTCCGCTCCATCCTGGCCATCCGCGAACAAGGCGGACTGCCGCTCGCCGACGGCCGCACCCTGTGGCCCGAACCCATCCTCGTCGGCCGCAACGCCCACAAGCTCAAGGAGATCGCCGAGCAGCACGGCCTGGAGCACTGGACCACCTCGCTGGACGAGGCGCTGGCCCACCCCCTCGCCGAGATCTACTTCGACGCCCAGGTCACCACCGCCCGCGAGCACGCCATCCGCGCCGCCATCGCCGCCGGCAAGCACGTCTACACCGAGAAGCCCACCGCCGAAACCCTGGACTCCGCCCTGGAGTTGGCGCGGCTGGCGCGCGATGCCGGGGTGTGCAACGGCGCGGTGCAGGACAAGCTGTTCCTGCCCGGCCTGCTCAAGCTCAAGCGCCTGGTCGACAGCGGCTTCTTCGGCCGGATCCTGTCCGTGCGCGGCGAGTTCGGCTACTGGGTCTTCGAAGGCGACTGGCAGGCCGCCCAGCGCCCCTCCTGGAACTACCGCACCCAGGACGGCGGCGGCATGATCCTGGACATGTTCCCGCACTGGCGCTACGTGCTGGACAACCTCATCGCCCCCGTACAGTCGGTCTACGCCCACACCGCCACCCACATCCCCGAACGCGTCGACGAGCAGGGCCGCACCTACCCCGCCACCGCCGACGACGCCGCCTACGGCATCTTCGAGCTGGCGGGCGGTGTCACCGCGCAGATCAACTCCTCCTGGGCCGTACGCGTGGACCGCGACGAACTCGTCGAGTTCCAGATCGACGGCACCCACGGCAGCGCCGTCGCCGGCCTGCGCAACTGCCGCTTCCAGCACCGCGCCGCCACCCCCAAACCCGTCTGGAACCCCGACCTGCCGGCGACCGAGTCGTTCCGCTCGCAGTGGCAGCAGGTGCCGGACAACGGCGAGTTCGACAACGGCTTCAAGGTGCAGTGGGAACTCTTCCTGCACCACGTCGCCAGTGGCACCGCCTACCACTGGGACCTGCTCGAAGGCGCCAAGGGCGTCCAACTCGCCGAACTCGGCCTGCGCTCCGCCGCCGAAGGCCGCCGCCTCGACGTCCCGGAGCTGACCCTGTGA
- a CDS encoding dihydrodipicolinate synthase family protein: MTTPTSRTVFAAAHVVADPQRDNTPGTPAALDWDTTLAFRHHLWSLGLGVADAMDTAQRGMGLDWPTTRELITRTGTEAKATGGRLACGTGTDQLDTPEPSLKQILAAYEEQLEVVESAGAQPILMASRALAATAQSPDDYLHVYGELIRQARRPVILHWLGEMFDPALAGYWGSTDLDKATATVLALINAHPKLIDGIKISLLDADREIALRRALPEGVKLYTGDDFHYPQLIRGDEHGHSHALLGIFDPIAATAAAALHALDAGDPDRYNALLAPTVPLARHLFAAPTYHYKTGIVFLAWLAGHQDHFTMVAGAQNGRSVPHLTELFRLAEQAGALPDPDLAAHRMRHYLTVAAGVTT, translated from the coding sequence GTGACCACCCCAACCAGCCGTACGGTCTTCGCCGCAGCCCACGTCGTCGCCGACCCCCAGCGCGACAACACCCCCGGCACACCCGCCGCCCTCGACTGGGACACCACCCTCGCCTTCCGCCACCACCTGTGGTCCCTCGGCCTCGGCGTCGCCGACGCCATGGACACCGCCCAACGCGGCATGGGCCTGGACTGGCCCACCACCCGCGAACTCATCACCCGCACCGGCACCGAAGCCAAAGCCACAGGCGGACGCCTCGCCTGCGGCACCGGAACCGACCAACTCGACACACCAGAGCCATCGTTGAAGCAGATCCTCGCCGCCTACGAGGAGCAGCTGGAAGTCGTCGAATCGGCCGGTGCGCAGCCGATCCTGATGGCCAGCCGCGCGCTCGCCGCCACCGCCCAGAGCCCCGACGACTACCTGCACGTCTACGGCGAGCTGATCCGCCAGGCCCGACGGCCCGTCATCCTGCACTGGCTCGGCGAGATGTTCGACCCCGCGCTGGCCGGCTACTGGGGCTCCACGGACTTGGACAAGGCCACCGCCACTGTGCTCGCCCTGATCAACGCGCACCCCAAGCTCATCGACGGCATCAAGATCTCCCTGCTCGACGCCGACCGCGAGATCGCCCTGCGCCGCGCCCTACCCGAAGGCGTCAAGCTCTACACCGGCGACGACTTCCACTACCCGCAGCTCATCCGCGGCGACGAACACGGCCACAGCCACGCCCTGTTGGGCATCTTCGACCCCATCGCCGCAACCGCTGCCGCAGCCCTGCACGCACTCGACGCCGGCGACCCGGACCGCTACAACGCGCTCCTCGCCCCCACCGTCCCCCTGGCCCGCCACCTCTTCGCCGCGCCGACCTACCACTACAAGACCGGCATCGTCTTCCTCGCCTGGCTGGCAGGCCATCAGGACCACTTCACCATGGTGGCCGGCGCGCAGAACGGTCGCTCCGTGCCGCACCTGACCGAGCTGTTCCGCCTCGCCGAACAAGCCGGAGCACTGCCCGACCCCGACCTCGCCGCCCACCGCATGCGCCACTACCTGACCGTCGCAGCAGGGGTGACGACATGA